One genomic segment of Aquipluma nitroreducens includes these proteins:
- a CDS encoding TonB-dependent receptor — MKKNEPFRELLYHSLKKTLLIMRIAIILLLVGFLQTHANNAYSQKTKLSMDISNTELVNVLDRIENQTEFFFLYNEKLIDANRIVSISVKDKGIEDVLKSLFSGTDVSYSIIDRKIILSPAESANNTQQQKTVAGKVDDITGAPLPGVSVVVKGTTNGTITDSNGKYTLANIPASAVLQFTFVGMKAQEIAMGNRTTINVTLEEESIGIEEVVAVGYGTQRKESITGSVASMKGNELREMPAANITQALQGRVAGVDMEQTSTKPGASLQIRIRGTRSLSASNDPLIVLDGIPFSGSISDLSTDDIKSIDILKDASATAIYGSRGANGVILVTTNKGQKGKKAEVSYNSYYGVKNAIKYPMMNAEEFKALRTLANKYTNGVDEADDVNIDWQDLYYRQGLVTNHDLNVIGGTEKSTYKFGVGYNRDEAVMYGQDYSRYSLRGSLDQEIGKYFKVGFTTNSNYSINKGSNLGLYGVLSMSPIANPYNADGTMKRIVKMPLDDQFVYTREIIKGLGDQWIDQSKAFGSYNTMYGEVKIPGVEGLKFRTNVGADFRMTNGGSYTGEGVFATNATTPSSASISNSLNTHWAVENLVTYDRNFAEKHQLNVVGMYSSEETKYNSSQISATEIPSDALQFYNLGHAPGDKVTINPDNQDYQVSGLISWMGRAMYSYDNRYMLSATFRTDASSRLAEGHKWHPYYAVSLGWNIKNETFMSNVNFIDMLKLRAGYGQTSNQAVAPYATLGRLATRPYNFGDIYSTGYYVSQLPNPNLGWEYSETMNYGLDFGLIKNRLTGTIEYYQTKTKDILLGLGLPATSGVTGYTANIGETENKGWELSLSGVILENVNGFTWDAGINMYSNKNKLVALASGQPKDENNWWFVGSSLNVVYDYEKIGLWNETDADYKYLQTLVPGGNAGMIKVKYTGEYNDDGSPKRAISTADRQVIELDPKLVGGFNTRIVYKGFDLSAVGAFRFGGKLISTLYSSAGYLNMLNGRRGNVEVDYWTPENTDAKYPKPGGIMDGDNPKYGSTLGLFNSSYVKIRTITLGYTFNQKLIKNIGISKLRLYGTVQNPFVLFSPYHHETGMDPETNSYGNENAAVAYSSNLKRLLTIGTNTPSTRNYMIGINLTF; from the coding sequence ATGAAAAAAAATGAACCATTCAGGGAATTGCTATATCATTCTCTGAAGAAAACTTTACTTATTATGCGAATTGCAATTATTCTTTTGCTAGTCGGATTTCTGCAAACTCATGCGAATAACGCCTATTCACAGAAAACGAAACTTTCGATGGATATTTCGAATACCGAACTTGTTAATGTTCTTGATCGGATTGAAAATCAGACAGAATTCTTTTTCCTTTACAATGAGAAACTAATTGATGCCAATCGGATAGTTTCCATTAGTGTAAAGGATAAAGGAATTGAAGACGTATTAAAATCACTTTTTTCAGGTACTGATGTAAGTTATTCGATTATAGATCGGAAGATTATACTTTCACCTGCCGAATCTGCAAATAATACCCAACAACAAAAGACTGTGGCGGGTAAAGTGGATGACATAACAGGTGCTCCGTTGCCTGGGGTCTCGGTAGTGGTAAAAGGCACAACCAACGGAACAATCACTGATTCAAATGGGAAGTACACCCTGGCAAACATCCCGGCCAGTGCAGTTTTGCAATTTACTTTTGTGGGAATGAAGGCTCAGGAAATTGCCATGGGTAACCGGACAACTATCAATGTAACATTGGAAGAAGAGTCAATTGGAATCGAAGAAGTGGTAGCTGTTGGTTATGGTACCCAACGGAAAGAATCGATAACAGGATCAGTTGCGTCAATGAAAGGTAATGAGCTTCGCGAAATGCCAGCAGCAAATATTACTCAAGCTTTGCAAGGAAGAGTTGCAGGGGTGGATATGGAACAAACCTCAACCAAACCTGGAGCAAGTTTGCAAATCCGTATTCGAGGTACACGTTCCCTCAGTGCAAGTAATGATCCGTTGATCGTACTCGACGGTATCCCTTTTTCTGGATCGATAAGCGATTTAAGCACTGATGATATTAAAAGTATTGATATTTTGAAAGATGCTTCGGCAACCGCGATTTATGGTTCACGTGGTGCAAACGGTGTTATTTTAGTAACAACGAATAAAGGGCAGAAGGGTAAAAAAGCTGAGGTTTCTTACAATAGTTATTATGGTGTGAAGAATGCCATTAAATACCCAATGATGAATGCTGAAGAATTTAAAGCTCTCCGAACTTTAGCAAATAAATACACAAACGGAGTTGACGAGGCTGATGATGTTAATATTGATTGGCAAGACCTTTATTATAGACAAGGTCTTGTCACAAATCACGATCTCAACGTTATAGGAGGTACTGAAAAGTCAACCTACAAATTTGGTGTCGGTTATAATCGCGATGAAGCCGTAATGTACGGACAGGACTACAGTCGTTATTCATTACGCGGCTCACTTGATCAGGAAATTGGAAAATACTTCAAAGTTGGCTTTACTACAAACAGCAACTATTCAATCAATAAGGGTAGTAACTTAGGCTTATATGGTGTATTAAGCATGTCGCCAATCGCTAATCCATACAATGCCGATGGCACTATGAAACGAATCGTTAAGATGCCGTTGGATGACCAGTTTGTTTATACAAGAGAAATCATTAAAGGTTTGGGCGATCAATGGATTGATCAATCTAAAGCATTTGGTTCTTACAATACAATGTACGGTGAAGTGAAAATTCCAGGTGTCGAAGGTCTGAAATTTCGCACAAACGTTGGTGCAGACTTTCGGATGACCAATGGTGGTAGTTATACAGGAGAAGGTGTATTTGCAACTAATGCAACAACCCCTTCATCTGCAAGTATAAGTAACTCACTTAATACTCACTGGGCTGTTGAAAATTTGGTGACATACGACCGAAATTTTGCTGAAAAGCATCAGTTAAATGTAGTAGGTATGTACTCTTCGGAAGAAACAAAATATAATAGTTCACAAATTTCTGCAACTGAGATTCCCTCAGATGCTCTACAATTCTATAATTTAGGACATGCTCCCGGAGATAAAGTTACTATAAATCCTGATAATCAAGACTATCAGGTAAGTGGTTTGATATCATGGATGGGACGTGCAATGTACTCATATGACAACCGGTATATGTTGAGTGCAACATTTAGAACAGATGCTTCTTCAAGATTGGCGGAAGGACATAAATGGCATCCATACTATGCGGTATCTTTAGGGTGGAATATTAAAAATGAGACATTTATGAGTAATGTCAACTTTATCGATATGCTAAAACTTCGCGCTGGTTATGGGCAAACTTCAAATCAGGCTGTGGCTCCTTATGCTACACTTGGACGTTTGGCAACCAGACCATACAACTTTGGGGATATCTATTCTACCGGATATTATGTATCTCAATTGCCTAATCCGAATTTAGGATGGGAATACTCTGAGACAATGAATTATGGGTTGGACTTTGGACTAATAAAGAATCGACTGACTGGTACAATAGAGTACTATCAAACCAAAACAAAAGATATTTTGTTAGGTCTTGGTCTGCCAGCCACATCAGGAGTAACGGGTTACACAGCAAATATTGGCGAAACAGAAAACAAAGGATGGGAACTCTCACTTAGCGGTGTGATTTTGGAAAATGTTAACGGTTTTACCTGGGATGCTGGTATTAATATGTACAGTAATAAAAACAAGCTGGTAGCCCTTGCATCAGGACAGCCAAAAGACGAAAATAACTGGTGGTTTGTGGGTAGTTCTCTAAATGTAGTATATGACTATGAGAAAATTGGACTCTGGAATGAAACAGATGCAGATTATAAATATCTGCAAACATTAGTTCCAGGAGGAAATGCAGGTATGATCAAAGTTAAATATACAGGCGAATACAACGATGATGGATCACCAAAAAGAGCAATTTCTACTGCAGATCGTCAGGTGATTGAATTGGATCCAAAATTAGTGGGAGGTTTCAATACTCGAATTGTTTATAAAGGATTTGATTTGAGCGCAGTTGGTGCATTTAGATTTGGTGGTAAACTTATCAGTACATTATACTCTTCAGCAGGATATCTTAATATGTTGAACGGGCGCAGAGGCAATGTAGAAGTGGACTATTGGACTCCGGAAAATACAGATGCTAAATATCCTAAACCTGGCGGTATTATGGATGGTGATAATCCTAAATATGGCTCAACTCTTGGTTTGTTCAATTCATCCTATGTTAAGATCCGTACCATAACACTTGGCTATACATTTAATCAAAAATTGATAAAAAATATCGGTATCAGTAAACTTCGTCTCTACGGTACGGTACAAAATCCATTCGTGTTGTTTTCTCCTTATCATCATGAAACAGGTATGGATCCGGAAACCAATTCATATGGCAACGAAAATGCAGCAGTTGCATATTCTTCAAACCTGAAACGCTTGCTGACTATAGGTACAAATACGCCTTCAACACGCAACTACATGATTGGTATTAATTTAACATTTTAA
- a CDS encoding RagB/SusD family nutrient uptake outer membrane protein translates to MGGLTAMYSHLRYIYGPAYYYNIGVTGTDEATYAQSADNNFKDVDLSGAGSLTPSSSRSDALWGQAFPNINTASGIIENAEVVGTISDALIAEARFFRAFDYFLLVQTFGGVPLDLGAGELKFNTSTSRTSVRNTVPEVYTKAIFPDLLKAINDLPEVGRLTGTVTKTVARLYLAKAYLTYAWWLENPNNIPTYPACDRTDPNGKNAAWYFQQAYDVSTTAIENPASFALQATYYDVNLGQNDRNKEILLYADHTEKSEKYNASSLTYGSGSAPDNFAGWMMTWNYTNIRSSGVSSVQREAEQHLGRPWTRMCPTIGVIKNTFADKTNDSRYDGTFVSVYRGNWDKAGNKSATLINANGMPVAPGGAILTFLNEDDASIVYANSTANIGAGVLPGRADFVIGPSGISRIVYPGLWKLGTYRTDNAGGLGQPNAASTRPFNIAKFSELYFVAAEAAVKGATVKSGKSARELINVIRARAGKWRWDNNGNVAKVVDNSAAMIAATPETIDINYILAESSREYYGEGNRWFDLVRTQKWNELASTYQICGSSYGQHTPATITRTIEKYHYLRPIPSSQIDGMEMTTEEKAAYQNPGY, encoded by the coding sequence ATGGGAGGTCTAACAGCAATGTATTCTCACCTCCGTTACATTTATGGACCTGCATATTATTACAATATAGGTGTAACTGGTACTGATGAAGCTACTTATGCTCAAAGTGCAGATAATAACTTTAAAGATGTAGATCTTTCAGGTGCAGGTTCGCTTACTCCAAGCAGCAGCCGCAGTGATGCCTTATGGGGACAGGCATTCCCTAATATTAACACTGCCAGCGGTATTATTGAAAATGCGGAAGTAGTTGGAACTATTTCAGATGCTTTGATTGCTGAAGCTAGATTCTTCAGAGCGTTTGACTACTTTTTGCTGGTACAAACTTTTGGAGGAGTACCTTTGGATTTGGGAGCAGGTGAACTTAAGTTCAACACAAGTACTTCCAGAACTTCTGTTCGCAACACCGTTCCTGAGGTTTATACCAAAGCCATATTCCCTGATCTGCTAAAAGCGATAAACGATTTGCCTGAAGTCGGACGTCTAACTGGTACTGTAACCAAAACAGTTGCAAGACTTTATTTGGCAAAAGCTTACCTTACTTATGCCTGGTGGCTTGAAAATCCGAACAACATTCCCACTTATCCTGCTTGTGACCGTACCGATCCAAACGGTAAAAATGCGGCATGGTATTTTCAGCAAGCTTACGATGTTTCAACGACTGCTATTGAAAATCCAGCCTCTTTTGCTTTACAGGCTACATACTATGACGTTAACTTAGGCCAAAACGACCGCAATAAAGAAATCCTGTTATACGCCGACCATACAGAAAAAAGTGAGAAATATAATGCATCAAGCCTTACTTATGGTAGTGGCAGTGCTCCTGATAATTTTGCTGGTTGGATGATGACCTGGAACTATACCAACATCAGAAGTTCCGGTGTAAGTTCAGTTCAACGTGAAGCTGAACAACATTTGGGACGTCCATGGACTCGTATGTGTCCGACTATTGGTGTAATTAAAAATACATTTGCCGATAAAACAAATGATTCTAGGTACGATGGAACCTTTGTATCTGTTTATCGCGGTAATTGGGATAAAGCTGGGAATAAATCGGCAACCTTGATTAATGCAAATGGTATGCCAGTAGCTCCCGGCGGTGCAATCTTGACATTCCTTAACGAAGATGATGCATCCATCGTTTATGCGAATTCAACTGCAAATATCGGGGCTGGAGTATTGCCAGGTAGAGCAGATTTTGTAATAGGACCAAGTGGAATAAGTAGGATTGTTTATCCGGGGCTATGGAAACTAGGCACTTATCGTACCGATAATGCTGGTGGATTAGGACAGCCGAATGCAGCTAGCACACGTCCTTTCAATATTGCAAAATTCTCAGAATTATACTTTGTGGCTGCAGAAGCGGCAGTGAAGGGTGCAACTGTAAAATCAGGTAAAAGTGCCAGAGAGTTGATTAACGTTATTCGTGCACGTGCCGGAAAATGGCGTTGGGATAATAATGGCAACGTAGCTAAAGTGGTTGACAATAGTGCTGCAATGATTGCTGCAACACCTGAAACTATTGATATTAACTATATTTTGGCAGAAAGCTCACGTGAATACTATGGCGAAGGCAATCGTTGGTTTGATTTAGTTCGTACTCAGAAATGGAATGAATTAGCATCTACTTATCAAATCTGTGGAAGCTCTTATGGTCAGCATACGCCTGCAACAATTACGCGCACAATTGAGAAATACCACTATCTGCGCCCTATACCTTCAAGTCAAATAGATGGTATGGAAATGACCACCGAAGAAAAGGCTGCTTATCAAAATCCTGGATATTAA
- a CDS encoding sialate O-acetylesterase — translation MRRRFFYILILAISLISTQTLLGQVRLPGLVGDGMVLQRETPVNIWGWAKPGEKVKLSFNSQTFETITAVDGKWKIVLPKQKAGGPFEIEITASNSIKLKDILFGDVWLCSGQSNMELPMSRVAVLYGKEIENCTNPNIRLFQVPVRWNYNNPQDDISGGKWEESNPQNILKYTAVGYFFARDLYEKYKVPVGIIQCAAGGSSAESWISEESLKAFPEQYQIAKQLSDTTYLRNLLASERESQSNWFRELGKNDLGRKSTPWFNPSLDDSSCPDFQLPSSFAEAGMDFNSGAVWFRKQIDLPDNCSGKSALLELGRIVDSDSVFVNGTFVGNVTYQYPPRRYNIAPGILKAGKNNITVKVISQSGIGAFIKDKPYQLDVDRQTFDLKGTWKYKVGAKCDPCPASTFFPGKPLGLYNAMLSPTVNYTLKGMVWYQGESNTGRANEYKSVMSTLIGEWRKLWGQGELPFLFVQLPDFLESKNEPSEGDWATMRDQQLKLLSVPNTAMAVTIGLGEWNDIHPLRKKEVGQRLALAAEKLAYGDQKVVASGPIYQSMKIVGNKIELTFTNCGSGLATNDGKQLKHFAIAGADKKLVWGKAEIKGNKIIVWSDAIVKPKIVRYAWADNPAGANLCNKEGLPASPFTTEEDTFRIWGKQANP, via the coding sequence ATGAGACGAAGATTTTTCTACATTCTTATTCTTGCAATTTCGTTAATAAGTACTCAGACATTATTGGGTCAGGTACGTCTGCCCGGACTGGTTGGCGATGGTATGGTACTTCAGCGCGAAACCCCGGTAAATATTTGGGGTTGGGCAAAACCTGGCGAAAAAGTTAAACTAAGCTTTAATAGCCAGACATTCGAAACCATTACAGCAGTCGATGGCAAATGGAAAATTGTCCTTCCAAAACAGAAAGCTGGCGGACCCTTCGAAATAGAAATCACAGCCAGCAATTCTATAAAATTAAAAGACATTCTCTTTGGCGATGTTTGGCTCTGTTCAGGCCAGTCGAACATGGAACTGCCCATGAGTAGGGTTGCTGTTCTCTACGGAAAGGAAATTGAAAACTGTACAAATCCAAACATCCGGCTTTTTCAGGTGCCTGTTCGATGGAATTATAACAATCCACAAGATGATATTTCAGGTGGAAAATGGGAAGAGTCCAATCCTCAGAATATACTGAAATATACCGCTGTCGGCTATTTCTTTGCCCGCGACCTGTACGAAAAGTATAAAGTTCCGGTGGGGATTATCCAATGTGCTGCAGGTGGTTCGAGTGCCGAAAGCTGGATTAGCGAAGAATCGTTAAAAGCTTTTCCTGAACAATACCAAATTGCGAAACAGCTTTCGGATACCACTTACCTGCGCAACTTGCTTGCTTCGGAAAGAGAGTCTCAGTCCAATTGGTTTCGTGAACTCGGTAAAAACGATCTTGGCAGAAAAAGCACTCCCTGGTTCAACCCGTCGCTCGATGATTCGTCTTGCCCCGATTTTCAACTTCCATCGTCGTTTGCCGAGGCAGGAATGGATTTCAATAGCGGCGCTGTTTGGTTCCGTAAACAGATCGATCTGCCCGATAATTGCTCAGGAAAATCAGCGCTTTTGGAACTTGGTCGAATTGTCGACAGTGATTCGGTATTTGTGAATGGGACTTTTGTTGGGAACGTTACCTATCAATACCCACCACGCCGGTACAACATAGCTCCCGGTATCCTTAAAGCCGGCAAAAACAATATAACCGTCAAGGTGATTAGCCAATCAGGTATTGGTGCTTTTATTAAAGATAAACCCTATCAATTGGACGTTGATAGACAAACTTTCGACCTCAAGGGAACCTGGAAATACAAAGTCGGGGCAAAATGTGATCCCTGCCCAGCGTCGACCTTTTTCCCCGGAAAGCCTCTTGGATTGTACAATGCCATGCTTTCCCCAACAGTAAACTATACGTTGAAAGGAATGGTTTGGTATCAGGGCGAATCGAATACTGGTCGGGCAAATGAGTATAAATCGGTCATGTCAACACTCATTGGCGAATGGCGAAAACTCTGGGGGCAAGGAGAACTTCCATTCTTGTTTGTACAGCTTCCCGATTTTTTGGAATCCAAAAATGAACCCTCGGAGGGCGATTGGGCAACCATGCGCGACCAACAACTGAAATTACTTTCGGTACCTAATACCGCCATGGCTGTAACCATTGGCTTGGGCGAATGGAACGACATTCATCCGCTACGGAAAAAGGAGGTTGGGCAACGGCTTGCTCTGGCTGCTGAAAAGTTAGCTTACGGAGACCAAAAAGTTGTAGCATCAGGTCCAATCTACCAATCGATGAAAATCGTTGGGAACAAAATTGAACTCACATTTACCAATTGCGGAAGCGGGCTGGCTACAAACGATGGCAAGCAGCTGAAACATTTCGCCATTGCTGGTGCTGATAAAAAACTGGTGTGGGGCAAAGCTGAAATAAAAGGGAATAAAATAATCGTGTGGAGCGATGCCATAGTTAAACCTAAAATAGTCCGTTATGCCTGGGCCGATAATCCGGCTGGAGCAAACCTGTGTAACAAGGAAGGATTACCAGCATCGCCTTTTACTACTGAAGAAGATACGTTCCGGATCTGGGGAAAACAGGCTAATCCATAA
- a CDS encoding alpha-glucuronidase family glycosyl hydrolase encodes MRPILVLVLSILIPIFIFAEDGSELWLRYKALPVALSKEYSQQLQFITFETNSPTRKIAGAELEKALKGMLGRVLSKSRKIQEKTIIIGTLEDKSVRQFISADTLCVCGDEGFILKSVDFKGDKILLLAANQDIGLLYGVFELIRQIQQGHQLSNLNLKEKPSYNRRILNHWDNLDGTVERGYAGHSIWKWDELPEKISPKYEFYAQANASIGINGTVLNNVNASPKILSDEYLRKVKVLADIFRPYGIRVYLAVNFSSPAKLGGLPTSDPLDEKVQDWWKKKADEIYNLIPDFGGFLVKANSEGLPGPQDFGRTHADGANMLADALAPHNGIVMWRAFVYHPDGDDRAKQAYKEFTPLDGKFRSNVIIQVKNGPIDFQPREPFSPLFGAMKNTNLMPEFQITKEYLGMNTHLAYLGPLFEECLDADTYVLGKNSTVARVTDGSLFRNKVTAIAGVANIGEDVNWCGHQFNQANWYVFGRLAWNNKLSSGEIATEWIEQTFSRDPEFVSEVGSMMMQSREAVVNYMTPMGLHHLMGWDHHYGPEPWCAIPNARPDWMPSYYHKADSAGIGFDRTSTGSNAVGQYAEPLRSLYENVATCAEIYLLWFHHLSWNYILPNGNNLWDELCYKYSSGVNSVKSFQKTWDNQEGKIDEERFREVQQKLAIQEKEAVWWRDACLLYFQTFSNKPIPEKLDRPIHQLDELKKQKFNLKNHN; translated from the coding sequence ATGAGACCTATTTTAGTTTTAGTACTAAGCATTTTGATACCCATTTTCATCTTTGCTGAAGATGGTTCAGAGCTATGGCTTCGCTATAAAGCTTTGCCAGTTGCTTTGTCAAAAGAATATTCCCAACAGCTTCAATTTATCACTTTTGAAACCAATAGCCCGACAAGAAAGATTGCGGGTGCAGAGCTTGAAAAAGCGCTCAAAGGTATGTTGGGCAGAGTTTTATCCAAGAGCAGAAAGATTCAGGAAAAAACGATAATCATCGGAACTTTAGAAGATAAATCAGTTCGTCAGTTTATTTCTGCAGATACGCTCTGCGTGTGTGGCGACGAAGGTTTTATCTTGAAAAGTGTCGATTTTAAGGGGGATAAAATACTGCTTCTGGCAGCAAATCAGGACATCGGATTGTTGTACGGAGTTTTTGAGTTGATCAGACAAATTCAGCAAGGACATCAGTTATCCAATTTAAATTTGAAAGAGAAACCTTCCTATAATCGGCGGATTTTAAATCATTGGGATAATCTGGACGGAACCGTCGAACGTGGATATGCCGGCCATTCGATCTGGAAATGGGATGAATTGCCTGAGAAAATCAGTCCCAAATATGAATTCTACGCGCAGGCCAATGCTTCGATAGGTATAAACGGAACGGTTTTGAATAATGTGAATGCAAGTCCCAAAATCTTAAGCGACGAATACCTGCGCAAGGTCAAAGTTTTGGCCGATATTTTCCGACCCTATGGAATTCGGGTTTATCTGGCGGTCAACTTTTCATCGCCAGCCAAGTTGGGAGGCTTGCCAACTTCCGATCCATTGGACGAAAAAGTTCAGGATTGGTGGAAAAAGAAAGCTGATGAAATATATAATTTGATTCCTGACTTTGGCGGTTTCCTGGTGAAAGCCAATTCGGAAGGTTTGCCAGGGCCACAAGATTTTGGGCGCACCCATGCTGATGGTGCAAATATGTTGGCCGACGCACTCGCTCCGCACAACGGAATTGTGATGTGGCGTGCTTTTGTATATCATCCTGATGGCGATGACCGGGCGAAACAAGCATACAAAGAATTTACGCCTTTGGATGGAAAGTTCAGATCGAACGTGATTATTCAGGTGAAAAACGGACCGATTGATTTTCAACCGCGTGAGCCGTTTAGTCCTTTGTTTGGTGCCATGAAAAATACGAATTTGATGCCCGAATTCCAGATTACCAAAGAATACCTGGGGATGAATACTCATTTGGCTTATCTCGGCCCTTTGTTTGAAGAATGCCTGGATGCCGATACCTATGTTTTGGGCAAAAACTCAACAGTTGCGCGTGTTACCGATGGATCGCTTTTCAGGAATAAAGTAACTGCAATCGCGGGTGTGGCAAATATTGGCGAAGATGTAAACTGGTGCGGTCATCAGTTTAATCAGGCAAACTGGTATGTTTTCGGGCGTTTGGCCTGGAACAACAAATTGTCGTCGGGCGAAATTGCTACCGAGTGGATTGAACAAACGTTTTCTCGCGATCCGGAGTTTGTTTCAGAAGTTGGCTCGATGATGATGCAATCGCGTGAAGCGGTTGTAAATTACATGACTCCAATGGGTTTGCACCACCTGATGGGCTGGGATCATCACTACGGACCGGAGCCCTGGTGTGCCATTCCGAATGCTCGTCCCGACTGGATGCCATCCTATTATCACAAAGCCGATTCCGCCGGAATTGGGTTCGACCGCACTTCGACCGGAAGTAATGCAGTTGGACAATATGCGGAGCCTTTGCGTTCGCTGTACGAAAATGTGGCAACCTGCGCGGAAATTTACCTGCTGTGGTTTCATCATTTATCCTGGAATTATATCCTTCCAAATGGCAACAACCTTTGGGACGAATTGTGCTACAAATACAGTTCAGGAGTGAACTCTGTAAAATCATTTCAGAAAACATGGGATAATCAGGAAGGTAAAATCGACGAAGAACGATTCCGAGAAGTTCAGCAAAAATTGGCTATTCAGGAAAAAGAAGCGGTTTGGTGGCGCGATGCCTGTCTGTTGTACTTCCAGACTTTTTCGAATAAACCGATACCTGAAAAACTAGATCGGCCAATTCATCAGTTGGACGAACTTAAGAAGCAAAAATTCAATTTAAAGAATCATAACTAA
- a CDS encoding MFS transporter, translating into MNSTSQKISVFEKIGYSLGDLAANLVFQTLITYLAYFYTDIYGLKSTDASIIMLSVGLTAAFIFNPIIGVLADRTNSKWGKFRPWILYTAIPLGVVALLAFSTPDFSYKGKLIYAAVTYSLLLMLYASSNLPYSALSGVITGDMGERNSISSYRFVAVMFAQFFVQVFMLPIIIYAGHGDKAAGIETVMTWMAIVGTVMLLITFFTTRERIVPSIEQKSSIKDDLSDLMKNRPWLIMLGLTILVFITLAMKGGSYVYYFNNYVDKAALANFISPVIAGLSDLGINFFGSDPAAAGFGLFNAGGIIFMIVGISFSKKLADKYGKRDVYKYGLLAATFFVLIFIFFKPESVLLMFGSQILHGFFYGITIPVLWAMIADVADYSEWKTNRRATAIIFSAMMVGLKAGLSIGGALLTWILGLYGYIAKESAVAGQEIIQPHSVSEGARMLVSIYPSIPFLLGVGLLFFYVIDKKMEVKIEEDLKIRRKEKS; encoded by the coding sequence ATGAATTCAACGTCACAAAAAATTTCAGTATTCGAGAAAATTGGGTACAGCTTGGGCGATTTGGCCGCTAACCTGGTTTTCCAGACCTTAATTACCTATCTGGCTTATTTCTATACCGACATTTATGGGTTGAAAAGTACAGATGCTTCTATCATAATGCTTTCTGTTGGATTGACTGCCGCCTTTATTTTTAATCCAATCATTGGAGTATTGGCCGACCGGACCAATTCGAAGTGGGGCAAATTCAGGCCCTGGATTCTTTACACAGCTATTCCGCTTGGGGTCGTTGCTCTTCTTGCATTTTCGACACCAGATTTTTCGTACAAAGGAAAATTGATTTACGCTGCGGTGACTTATTCTTTATTGCTGATGTTGTATGCTTCAAGTAATTTACCATACTCGGCTCTAAGTGGTGTAATTACCGGCGACATGGGCGAACGGAACAGTATCTCGTCGTACCGTTTTGTGGCGGTAATGTTTGCCCAGTTCTTTGTGCAGGTGTTTATGTTGCCGATCATTATTTATGCCGGTCATGGGGACAAGGCCGCCGGTATTGAAACCGTAATGACCTGGATGGCTATCGTTGGAACAGTCATGTTACTTATCACTTTCTTTACAACCAGGGAGCGAATTGTTCCTTCGATAGAGCAGAAATCGTCCATCAAAGATGACTTATCGGATTTGATGAAGAACCGGCCTTGGCTGATTATGCTCGGTTTAACCATTCTGGTGTTCATTACCCTTGCCATGAAAGGCGGTTCGTATGTGTACTATTTTAATAATTACGTAGATAAAGCTGCCCTGGCTAATTTTATTAGTCCTGTAATTGCTGGCTTGTCCGATTTAGGAATCAACTTCTTTGGTTCAGATCCTGCGGCTGCCGGTTTTGGTTTGTTTAACGCCGGAGGTATTATCTTCATGATTGTCGGAATCTCATTTTCAAAGAAACTTGCAGATAAATATGGTAAACGGGATGTCTATAAGTATGGATTGCTTGCGGCTACCTTTTTTGTCCTGATCTTCATTTTTTTCAAACCTGAAAGTGTGCTTTTGATGTTTGGTTCGCAAATTCTGCATGGATTTTTCTATGGCATTACCATTCCGGTTCTTTGGGCTATGATTGCCGATGTTGCCGATTATTCAGAATGGAAAACAAATCGCAGGGCAACAGCCATTATTTTCTCAGCAATGATGGTAGGACTCAAAGCAGGACTCTCCATTGGAGGCGCTTTGCTTACATGGATTTTAGGATTATACGGATATATTGCCAAGGAAAGTGCGGTTGCAGGGCAGGAGATCATTCAACCCCATTCTGTTTCCGAAGGAGCGAGAATGCTTGTGAGCATCTATCCGTCAATTCCATTTCTTTTGGGTGTTGGCCTTCTTTTCTTCTATGTAATCGATAAGAAAATGGAAGTAAAAATTGAAGAAGATTTAAAAATACGCAGGAAGGAAAAGTCATAA